A region of Halalkaliarchaeum desulfuricum DNA encodes the following proteins:
- a CDS encoding D-aminoacyl-tRNA deacylase: protein MIGIVVSRADRASEHIGEQLLSLVDWDRLTDDSRRDADGGGVYYRRPGFELRTFDELHIDMTDPSPAFGTDRRSPEAIAFVSRHSGETGPLLTAHFTGNFGGVEFGGREGDLARTAPAIQKRLVRAFDQHAPDGYDVGIECTHHGPTAIDLPSLFVELGSGEPEWNDPDGAAAVARSVLELVDDQGTPTPPDLLGPDGRPRQLVGFGGGHYAPRFERIVRETDWAVGHVGSDWQLDELGAPAASEEVLEDAFEASRAEHALIEGTKPQLVETVEQLGYRVVTETWLREVGDRPLAMVGRLEDELATVEEGLRFGAVQPTDGVRNFETAPLPAELLAEAQGIDADAAREAVETHAVAFETEQAGTRAAGRAAFADASDRDALVDALAAVLRRQYEEVTREDGDVVARTEGFDPERAVELGVPEGPAFGKLSAGQPVTVDGETIEPGEVTTERVERFPVEQG from the coding sequence AACACATCGGCGAGCAGCTGCTGTCGCTCGTCGACTGGGATCGTCTAACCGACGATTCCCGCCGCGACGCCGACGGCGGGGGCGTCTACTACCGCCGTCCCGGATTCGAGCTGCGCACCTTCGACGAGCTGCACATCGACATGACCGACCCGTCGCCCGCGTTCGGGACGGACCGCCGATCGCCCGAGGCGATCGCGTTCGTCTCCCGTCACTCGGGCGAGACGGGACCCCTTCTGACCGCCCACTTCACCGGCAACTTCGGGGGCGTGGAGTTCGGCGGAAGGGAGGGCGATCTCGCCCGAACCGCGCCGGCGATTCAAAAGCGGCTGGTGCGGGCGTTCGACCAGCACGCCCCCGACGGCTACGACGTCGGGATCGAATGCACCCACCACGGGCCGACTGCGATCGACCTCCCCTCGCTGTTCGTCGAACTGGGGAGCGGCGAGCCGGAGTGGAACGACCCGGACGGCGCCGCGGCGGTCGCCCGGTCGGTACTGGAACTCGTCGACGACCAGGGAACGCCGACACCCCCCGATCTCCTCGGTCCGGACGGCCGTCCAAGACAGCTCGTCGGCTTCGGCGGCGGTCATTACGCCCCGCGGTTCGAACGGATCGTGAGGGAGACCGACTGGGCCGTCGGCCACGTCGGATCCGACTGGCAGCTCGACGAGCTCGGTGCGCCGGCCGCGAGCGAAGAGGTACTGGAGGACGCCTTCGAAGCGAGCCGGGCCGAACACGCCCTGATCGAGGGAACGAAGCCGCAGTTGGTCGAGACCGTCGAACAGCTCGGCTACCGGGTCGTGACCGAAACCTGGCTTCGCGAGGTCGGGGACCGCCCGCTCGCGATGGTCGGTCGGCTCGAGGACGAACTCGCGACGGTCGAGGAGGGACTCCGGTTCGGTGCCGTGCAGCCGACGGACGGGGTGAGGAACTTCGAAACCGCGCCGCTACCTGCCGAACTGCTGGCGGAGGCACAGGGAATCGACGCCGACGCCGCCCGGGAGGCAGTCGAGACGCACGCCGTCGCGTTCGAGACCGAACAGGCCGGAACCCGAGCGGCCGGCCGTGCCGCGTTCGCGGACGCTTCCGACAGGGACGCGCTCGTCGACGCCCTCGCGGCGGTGCTCCGCCGACAGTACGAGGAGGTCACTCGCGAGGACGGCGATGTCGTCGCCCGAACGGAGGGATTCGACCCGGAACGCGCGGTGGAACTCGGCGTCCCCGAAGGACCCGCGTTCGGGAAACTGTCCGCCGGGCAGCCGGTCACCGTCGACGGCGAGACGATAGAGCCCGGCGAGGTCACCACAGAGCGTGTCGAGCGGTTCCCGGTCGAACAGGGCTGA
- a CDS encoding glutathione S-transferase family protein, whose translation MNRLVDGKWRTDYQLTDEGGAFRRQQTTFRDWVAGSDVPAHVDAEPDDRFQPEAGRYHLYVSYACPWAHRTLLARSLLGLEDAIGVSVVDPWRGDDGWQFTPEKDGCTEDDLYDSSFLRELYVEADPDVSCRVTVPVLWDTTEETIVNNESREILRQFTTAFADLGNGADLAPTDRREEIDRIVTEIYEPINNGVYRAGFASEQEPYDEAIDELFGALDHWDEHLGENRYLAGDRLTEADICLFTTLVRFDQVYHTHFMCNVRHIHEYENLWPYLRDVYQTAGVADTVRMGHIKEHYYTTHPDVTPSGIVARGPDLDFTAPHGRDELPGRPPEPITAE comes from the coding sequence ATGAACCGACTCGTGGACGGGAAGTGGCGGACCGACTATCAACTGACGGACGAGGGCGGCGCGTTCCGGCGCCAGCAGACGACGTTCCGCGACTGGGTCGCCGGCAGCGACGTCCCCGCTCACGTCGACGCCGAACCCGACGACCGGTTCCAGCCCGAAGCGGGCCGGTATCACCTGTACGTCTCTTACGCCTGTCCGTGGGCCCACCGGACGCTTTTGGCGCGGTCGCTTCTGGGTCTCGAGGACGCAATCGGCGTCTCCGTGGTCGATCCCTGGCGCGGCGACGACGGCTGGCAGTTCACTCCCGAAAAGGACGGGTGCACCGAGGACGACCTGTACGACTCGTCGTTCCTCCGGGAACTGTACGTCGAAGCCGACCCCGACGTGTCCTGCCGGGTGACGGTGCCAGTGCTGTGGGACACAACAGAGGAAACGATCGTCAACAACGAGTCCAGGGAGATCCTGCGTCAGTTCACGACTGCGTTCGCGGATCTGGGGAACGGGGCGGACCTCGCCCCCACAGACCGCCGCGAGGAGATCGACCGCATCGTCACCGAGATCTACGAGCCGATCAACAACGGGGTCTACCGCGCCGGGTTCGCGAGCGAGCAGGAGCCGTACGACGAGGCGATCGACGAGCTGTTCGGCGCCCTCGACCACTGGGACGAACACCTCGGAGAGAACCGGTATCTCGCCGGCGACCGCCTCACCGAGGCCGACATCTGCCTGTTCACCACGCTCGTCAGATTCGATCAGGTGTACCACACGCACTTCATGTGTAACGTCCGGCACATCCACGAGTACGAGAACCTCTGGCCGTACCTCCGCGACGTGTATCAAACCGCCGGAGTCGCGGACACTGTCCGGATGGGCCACATCAAGGAGCACTACTACACGACCCATCCGGACGTGACTCCCTCGGGAATCGTCGCCCGCGGGCCAGACCTGGACTTCACGGCACCACACGGCCGGGACGAACTACCCGGCCGCCCGCCGGAGCCGATCACAGCGGAGTGA